One Halostagnicola kamekurae DNA segment encodes these proteins:
- a CDS encoding globin-coupled sensor protein: protein MTGDGSEYKISDEDRRSVIGSQLTDELGIDAAQIEWRKEFTRFDGEDVRRLESMSELLDSIADDLVDDFYAEMQSHEETIEILNASSKRVEALKRTQAEYLRDLGRGEYGQDYFDRRAKIGKLHDMLDLGPEIYLGAYSIYYEGILEAVASEAKDRPALAGEPNETESTAPMETSASSSTGTSDVDATGADASGADTAPNSSAAATKARDEALLTASEAQAAVDEAVDEVVERTLSALKLINLDQQVVMDTYIHSYADIEAELERRERVSESVEASVSELRESADDVVERSNEVGQLADEQVESMSQVSGEISSLSATVEEIASNAEEVSSTSENARDIADNASDTAEDALEKMESLEEAASEVSEDVENLRERVEKIDEIVKVINTIADQTNLLAINASIEAATAGEAGDSFAVVADEVKALAEESQEEATNIEQMVEQIQRETESTVESMNRAGAETDDAVDLVEDAVEDLNRIETSVQEATTGIQEVADATDDQAASTEEVASMTDSSMGKAEEIAEASNEIAEANEYQAELAKEIESEVHELRDHDD from the coding sequence ATGACCGGCGATGGGAGCGAGTACAAGATCTCTGATGAGGATCGGCGAAGCGTCATCGGGTCGCAGTTGACCGACGAACTCGGCATCGACGCGGCGCAGATCGAGTGGCGAAAGGAATTCACGCGGTTCGACGGGGAAGACGTGCGTCGCCTCGAGTCGATGTCGGAGCTGTTAGATTCAATCGCGGACGATCTCGTCGACGATTTCTACGCGGAGATGCAGTCTCACGAGGAGACGATCGAGATACTGAACGCCTCGAGCAAGCGGGTCGAGGCGCTCAAACGCACCCAGGCGGAGTACCTCAGGGACCTGGGTCGCGGCGAGTACGGGCAGGATTACTTCGATCGGCGCGCGAAGATCGGGAAGCTACACGACATGCTGGATCTCGGCCCGGAGATCTATCTGGGTGCCTATTCGATCTACTACGAAGGGATTCTCGAGGCGGTCGCCAGCGAAGCGAAAGATCGACCGGCTCTCGCCGGCGAGCCGAACGAAACCGAATCGACAGCGCCGATGGAGACGTCTGCGAGTTCGAGTACGGGTACGTCGGATGTGGATGCGACGGGTGCGGACGCGTCGGGTGCGGATACCGCGCCGAATTCGAGCGCGGCGGCGACGAAAGCTCGAGACGAGGCGCTTCTCACCGCGAGCGAGGCGCAGGCGGCCGTCGACGAGGCCGTCGACGAGGTCGTCGAGCGCACGCTCTCGGCGCTCAAACTCATCAACCTCGACCAGCAGGTCGTGATGGACACGTACATCCACTCCTACGCAGACATCGAGGCGGAACTCGAGCGACGGGAGCGTGTGTCCGAAAGCGTCGAAGCGAGCGTCTCGGAACTGCGCGAGTCCGCCGACGACGTCGTCGAGCGGTCGAACGAGGTCGGCCAACTCGCCGACGAGCAAGTCGAGTCGATGTCTCAGGTGTCCGGCGAGATCTCGAGCCTCTCGGCGACGGTCGAGGAAATCGCCTCGAACGCAGAGGAGGTCAGCTCGACGAGCGAGAACGCCAGAGACATCGCGGACAACGCCTCCGACACGGCCGAAGATGCCCTCGAGAAGATGGAAAGTCTCGAAGAAGCCGCCAGCGAGGTCTCGGAGGACGTCGAGAACCTCCGCGAGCGAGTCGAGAAGATCGACGAGATCGTCAAAGTGATCAACACGATCGCCGATCAGACGAACCTGCTGGCGATCAACGCCTCGATCGAGGCGGCGACCGCGGGCGAGGCAGGCGACAGCTTCGCCGTCGTCGCAGACGAGGTCAAAGCCCTCGCCGAGGAATCTCAGGAGGAGGCGACGAACATCGAGCAGATGGTCGAACAGATTCAACGCGAGACCGAGAGCACCGTCGAGAGCATGAATCGGGCGGGAGCCGAGACCGACGACGCGGTCGACCTCGTCGAGGACGCCGTCGAGGATCTCAACCGAATCGAAACCTCCGTTCAGGAGGCGACGACCGGCATTCAGGAGGTCGCCGACGCGACGGACGATCAGGCCGCAAGCACCGAAGAGGTCGCCAGTATGACCGACTCCTCGATGGGGAAAGCCGAGGAGATAGCCGAGGCCAGCAACGAGATCGCCGAGGCCAACGAGTATCAGGCCGAACTCGCCAAGGAAATCGAGTCCGAGGTCCACGAGCTACGGGATCACGACGACTAA
- a CDS encoding aldehyde dehydrogenase family protein codes for MERQSTEDPYGHYVAGEWTAGDGTETFDSTNPATGEALATFERGTESDVDRALEAAAEAADEWRALSYIDRAEHLWDIYHELRERTDELGEIVTKECGKEISEGRADVVEAYHMVEWAAGNARHPHGDVVPSEIASKDAYMRRKPRGVVGCITPWNFPVAIPFWHMAIALVEGNTVVWKPAEQTPWCGQIIAEMFEDAGVPDGVFNMVQGFGDAGAAITDDERVDTVLFTGSAEVGQEIASKVGGEPGKLAACEMGGKNGIVVTEEADLDIAVHAAVMSSFKTTGQRCVSSERLIVHTDVYEEFKDRFVDVAERISVGDPLEEETFMGPVIEPDHVEKIARHNELARKEGAEVLVDRFELGDEEIPEGHENGAATAADGEGSDSYANGYWVGPFVYEMAYDPDLRSLNEECFGPHVALIEYDGDIDRALEIHNDTPYGLAGAIISEDYRQINRFRDHAELGLAYANLPCIGAEIQLPFGGVKKSGNGYPSAREAIEAVTERTAWTVNNSREIEMAQGLSADITTGEKRE; via the coding sequence ATGGAACGCCAATCGACCGAAGACCCGTACGGACACTACGTCGCGGGCGAGTGGACCGCCGGCGACGGAACGGAGACGTTCGACAGCACGAACCCGGCGACCGGCGAGGCGCTCGCGACGTTCGAACGCGGAACCGAGTCGGACGTCGACCGGGCGCTCGAGGCCGCCGCCGAGGCCGCCGACGAGTGGCGAGCGCTCTCTTACATCGATCGCGCGGAACACCTCTGGGACATTTATCACGAACTACGCGAGCGGACGGACGAACTGGGCGAGATCGTCACGAAAGAGTGCGGCAAGGAGATCTCCGAGGGGCGGGCAGACGTCGTCGAAGCTTATCACATGGTCGAGTGGGCCGCGGGCAACGCCCGCCATCCCCACGGCGACGTGGTCCCGAGCGAAATCGCCTCGAAAGACGCGTACATGCGCCGGAAACCGCGCGGCGTCGTCGGCTGTATCACCCCCTGGAACTTCCCCGTCGCAATTCCCTTTTGGCACATGGCCATCGCGCTGGTCGAGGGCAATACCGTCGTCTGGAAGCCCGCCGAACAGACGCCGTGGTGCGGCCAGATCATCGCCGAGATGTTCGAGGACGCGGGCGTTCCAGACGGCGTCTTCAACATGGTCCAGGGCTTCGGCGACGCCGGCGCGGCCATCACCGACGACGAGCGCGTCGACACGGTCCTCTTTACGGGTTCGGCGGAAGTCGGTCAGGAGATCGCCAGCAAGGTCGGCGGCGAACCCGGCAAACTCGCGGCCTGCGAGATGGGCGGCAAGAACGGCATCGTTGTCACCGAGGAAGCCGATCTCGACATCGCCGTCCACGCCGCGGTCATGTCAAGTTTCAAGACGACCGGCCAGCGCTGCGTCTCGAGCGAGCGCCTGATCGTCCACACCGACGTCTACGAGGAGTTCAAAGACCGGTTCGTCGATGTCGCCGAGCGCATCTCGGTGGGCGACCCGCTCGAGGAAGAGACGTTCATGGGGCCGGTGATCGAGCCCGACCACGTCGAGAAGATCGCGAGACACAACGAACTGGCCCGAAAGGAAGGAGCCGAGGTGCTCGTCGACCGGTTCGAACTCGGGGACGAGGAGATTCCCGAGGGACACGAAAACGGGGCGGCCACCGCCGCCGATGGCGAGGGAAGCGACAGCTACGCGAACGGCTACTGGGTCGGGCCGTTCGTCTACGAAATGGCGTACGACCCCGATCTTCGCTCGCTGAACGAGGAGTGTTTCGGTCCCCACGTCGCGCTCATCGAGTATGACGGCGACATCGACCGGGCACTCGAGATTCACAACGACACCCCCTACGGCCTCGCGGGCGCGATCATCTCAGAAGACTACCGACAGATCAACCGGTTCCGCGACCACGCGGAACTCGGACTCGCGTACGCGAACCTACCGTGTATCGGCGCGGAGATCCAGCTTCCGTTCGGCGGCGTCAAGAAGTCCGGCAACGGTTATCCGAGCGCGCGCGAAGCCATCGAGGCGGTCACGGAACGCACCGCCTGGACGGTGAACAACTCGAGAGAGATCGAGATGGCACAGGGACTCTCCGCGGACATCACGACCGGCGAAAAACGCGAGTAG
- a CDS encoding proline dehydrogenase family protein — protein sequence MIPPIANRFVAGTSPATALEHVQTLDDEGVGAILNLLGEHHTDPDAVAADVDAYRSLVDSIARTAFDACISVKPSQIGLDIGPEEFESNLERIVSHAADRGVFVWVDMEDHTTTDATLEAYELLAREYADRSARATEPATGESTEAATNGSGEAVDEGRAAVDGVLGLCLQANLKRTREDLERLADVPGKVRLVKGAYDEPKSIAYKEKDRVDEAYRTLLEDAFENRDGGIAVGSHDPEMIAYAKQLHEEHGTPYEVQMLMGVRADAQRELAADGVSVYQYVPYGSRWLSYFYRRVRERKENLLFAVRAIIS from the coding sequence ATGATACCACCGATCGCTAACCGGTTCGTCGCCGGAACGTCGCCAGCGACGGCGCTCGAGCACGTCCAGACGCTCGATGACGAGGGGGTCGGGGCGATCCTCAACTTGCTCGGCGAACACCACACGGATCCGGACGCGGTTGCCGCGGACGTCGACGCCTACCGATCGCTCGTCGACTCCATCGCGCGGACGGCGTTCGACGCCTGCATCTCGGTCAAGCCTTCGCAGATCGGCCTCGATATCGGCCCCGAGGAGTTCGAGTCGAACCTCGAGCGGATCGTCTCGCACGCCGCCGACCGCGGCGTCTTCGTCTGGGTCGACATGGAAGATCACACGACGACCGACGCGACGCTCGAGGCGTACGAACTGCTGGCTCGAGAGTACGCGGACCGAAGTGCTCGAGCGACGGAACCGGCTACTGGCGAGTCGACGGAGGCGGCGACGAACGGGTCGGGTGAAGCGGTGGACGAGGGCCGAGCGGCCGTCGATGGGGTCCTCGGGCTCTGTCTGCAGGCGAACCTGAAACGCACGCGCGAGGACTTAGAGCGGTTGGCCGACGTTCCGGGCAAAGTTCGACTCGTCAAAGGGGCCTACGACGAGCCGAAATCCATCGCCTACAAGGAGAAAGATCGGGTCGACGAGGCCTACCGAACGCTGCTCGAGGACGCGTTTGAAAATCGGGACGGCGGAATCGCGGTCGGGAGCCACGACCCGGAGATGATCGCCTACGCGAAGCAGTTACACGAGGAGCACGGAACGCCCTACGAGGTCCAGATGCTGATGGGCGTTCGGGCGGACGCCCAACGCGAACTGGCGGCCGACGGCGTCAGCGTCTACCAGTACGTTCCCTACGGCTCGCGCTGGCTGTCGTACTTCTACAGGCGCGTCCGCGAACGCAAGGAGAACCTGCTGTTTGCGGTTCGCGCGATCATTTCGTGA
- the rtcA gene encoding RNA 3'-terminal phosphate cyclase gives MRELDGADAGGQFVRTALSLSGLENEPIRIENVRGDRSTPGLRPQHLAVLETMEAICDAEVSGAAVGSETIEFDPGTDAGVEKATVPGGSYAVDIGTAGSVTLLFDAVLPLASALEEPLSLTVTGGTDVAWSPPIEYATQVKYPILRRFGLEVCCEVDRRGFYPDGGGRATLHLAPSDLEPIDLETRGPVDGVRAYSTESASLADSDVAHRQAGGALERLSMRDDDTGGIDVRTRRLTTASSDCPGSAIVLRLEHAGGLAGFGSLGERGKPAERVGEDAADAANRFLESDAAVDRHLGDQLLVFLALAGGAVRLPAVTNHVETSLGLLERFGYEFDRERTSGSVLVRRA, from the coding sequence ATGCGCGAACTCGACGGCGCGGACGCCGGCGGCCAGTTCGTCCGAACGGCGCTCTCGCTTTCGGGTCTCGAGAACGAACCGATCCGGATCGAGAACGTCCGCGGCGATCGCTCGACGCCGGGGCTGCGACCCCAGCACCTCGCGGTGCTCGAGACGATGGAAGCGATTTGCGACGCCGAGGTTTCGGGTGCCGCGGTCGGCTCGGAAACGATCGAGTTCGACCCCGGTACCGACGCCGGTGTGGAGAAAGCGACCGTCCCGGGCGGTAGCTACGCTGTCGATATCGGTACCGCGGGCAGCGTCACGCTCCTGTTCGACGCCGTCTTGCCGCTCGCGAGCGCGCTCGAGGAGCCCCTCTCGCTCACCGTCACCGGCGGGACCGACGTCGCCTGGTCGCCACCGATCGAGTACGCGACGCAGGTCAAATACCCGATCCTGCGGCGCTTCGGACTCGAGGTGTGCTGTGAGGTCGATCGCCGTGGGTTCTACCCGGACGGCGGCGGCCGGGCGACGCTCCATCTGGCCCCGTCGGATCTCGAGCCGATCGATCTCGAAACCCGAGGGCCGGTCGACGGCGTGCGAGCGTACTCGACCGAGTCGGCGTCGCTGGCGGACAGCGACGTGGCCCACAGACAGGCGGGGGGAGCGCTCGAGCGGCTTTCGATGCGCGACGACGATACTGGCGGGATCGATGTTCGGACCCGACGGCTGACGACCGCCTCGAGCGACTGTCCCGGGTCGGCGATCGTGCTCCGACTGGAACACGCCGGCGGGCTGGCGGGATTCGGTTCGCTCGGCGAGCGGGGGAAACCGGCCGAACGCGTCGGCGAGGATGCGGCGGACGCGGCGAATCGATTTCTCGAGTCCGACGCGGCGGTCGACCGGCACCTCGGCGATCAACTGCTGGTCTTTCTCGCGCTCGCCGGCGGCGCGGTTCGGCTGCCGGCCGTCACCAACCACGTCGAGACCAGTCTCGGGCTGCTCGAGCGGTTCGGCTACGAATTCGACCGCGAACGGACGAGCGGTTCCGTTCTCGTTCGACGAGCGTAG
- the kdgK1 gene encoding bifunctional 2-dehydro-3-deoxygluconokinase/2-dehydro-3-deoxygalactonokinase, with protein sequence MSDLVTFGETMLRLSPAGNERIETAGEFEVRAAGAESNVAIAAERLGTPSTWLSKLPDNPLGRRVAGELERYGIDADPVWTEEGRQGTYYLEQAGKPRGTNVVYDRANAAVTTAEADEFDLEALRDAEVFFTSGITPALSATLAETTATLLKTASRAGTTTAFDLNYRNKLWSPSEAKETLTALFDSIDVLVVAARDARQVLDLEGDAETLAETLGTDHGFETVVITRGSAGALAWHDGEYHEHDAYETETVDPIGTGDAFTGAFLARRIDGDGVSSALEYAAATAALKRTIPGDIAVVTPAEVESVIGEQTSDISR encoded by the coding sequence GTGAGTGATCTCGTTACCTTCGGCGAGACGATGCTTCGGCTCTCGCCGGCTGGAAACGAGCGAATCGAGACCGCAGGCGAGTTCGAGGTTCGCGCGGCGGGTGCAGAGAGCAACGTCGCGATCGCGGCAGAGCGGTTGGGAACCCCCTCGACGTGGCTCTCGAAGCTTCCCGACAACCCGCTGGGACGGCGCGTCGCCGGCGAACTCGAGCGATACGGCATCGACGCCGATCCGGTCTGGACGGAGGAAGGCCGGCAGGGAACCTACTACCTCGAGCAGGCGGGCAAACCACGCGGAACGAACGTCGTCTACGACCGGGCGAACGCGGCGGTCACGACCGCCGAAGCCGACGAGTTCGACCTCGAGGCGCTTCGAGACGCCGAGGTCTTTTTCACGTCGGGGATCACGCCCGCGCTGTCGGCGACGCTCGCTGAGACGACGGCGACGCTGCTCAAGACCGCGAGTCGGGCCGGAACGACGACGGCGTTCGACCTGAACTATCGGAACAAGCTCTGGAGTCCGTCCGAAGCGAAGGAGACGCTGACGGCGCTCTTCGATTCGATCGACGTACTCGTCGTCGCGGCTCGAGACGCTCGGCAGGTACTGGACCTCGAGGGCGACGCGGAGACCCTCGCGGAGACGCTCGGGACCGATCACGGGTTCGAGACGGTCGTGATCACCCGCGGTTCGGCGGGCGCGCTCGCCTGGCACGACGGCGAGTACCACGAGCACGACGCCTACGAGACCGAGACCGTCGACCCGATCGGGACGGGCGACGCGTTTACCGGCGCGTTTCTCGCCCGCCGGATCGACGGCGACGGCGTCTCGAGCGCGCTCGAGTACGCCGCGGCGACGGCCGCGCTCAAGCGAACGATCCCCGGCGACATCGCGGTCGTCACGCCGGCCGAAGTCGAATCGGTTATCGGAGAGCAGACGTCGGATATTTCGCGATAA
- a CDS encoding dihydrolipoyl dehydrogenase family protein — protein MVHVAIIGGYGSAGVAVADELVDRADEDPERDLELTLIDDGEPGGGLCILRGCMPSKDVLSAAQHRYQVRHDDRLEGVPEVVPERVVDQKDDHVLGFAQHRRDHVHELAERENVEFVHDTAEFVDDRVLEVGDRTLEPDYVVIATGSVVDVPDLPGIEDVPFSTSADVLDATEFPDSAIVMGFGYIGLELVPYLSEVGGVDVTVIEHDEHPLDEMESEYGETVLELYREHFDVEILTETDEKRLETIESGDDHSDRDLNATAAASDGVRLHVDRDGVEETLEAEKLYLFTGRRPNVDGLGLENTRLEVEEGWVGSTMQARDDERVFVVGDVNGREPILHVAKEQGFAAGRNVLRHDRGQDLEAYANVPHHVIFSGLGVYPFARIGHTPATASASDMDTIVVSSEASSEGVFKSKNHPEGRATLVVNADDGSVLGYQGLHLHADVMAKTMQLAVEMALDVREIPDRAYHPTTPEIIDSLLRAAEAELEERSE, from the coding sequence ATGGTACACGTCGCGATTATCGGTGGGTACGGCAGCGCGGGCGTCGCCGTCGCCGACGAACTGGTCGACCGCGCGGACGAGGACCCCGAACGCGACCTCGAGTTGACCCTGATCGACGACGGCGAGCCGGGCGGCGGGCTCTGCATTCTCAGGGGGTGTATGCCCTCGAAAGACGTGCTTTCGGCCGCACAGCACCGGTATCAGGTCAGACACGACGACCGGCTCGAGGGCGTTCCCGAAGTCGTCCCCGAGCGCGTCGTCGACCAGAAAGACGACCACGTCCTCGGGTTCGCACAGCACCGGCGGGATCACGTCCACGAACTCGCCGAACGCGAGAACGTCGAGTTCGTCCATGACACCGCCGAATTCGTCGACGATCGCGTACTCGAGGTCGGCGATCGAACGCTCGAGCCCGATTACGTCGTCATCGCGACGGGCTCCGTGGTCGACGTTCCCGACCTGCCCGGCATCGAGGACGTGCCGTTTTCGACGAGCGCGGACGTGCTCGACGCGACCGAGTTCCCCGACAGCGCCATCGTGATGGGCTTTGGCTACATCGGCCTCGAACTCGTCCCCTACCTCTCTGAGGTCGGCGGCGTCGACGTCACGGTCATCGAACACGACGAGCACCCCCTGGACGAGATGGAGTCCGAGTACGGCGAGACGGTCCTCGAGCTCTACCGCGAGCACTTCGACGTGGAAATCCTCACCGAGACCGACGAGAAACGACTCGAGACGATTGAATCGGGCGACGATCACAGCGACCGGGATCTCAACGCGACGGCGGCCGCGTCCGACGGCGTCCGCCTGCACGTCGACCGAGACGGCGTCGAGGAAACGCTCGAGGCCGAGAAGCTGTACCTCTTCACCGGTCGCCGACCAAACGTGGACGGCCTGGGGCTCGAGAACACGAGACTCGAAGTCGAGGAGGGATGGGTCGGCTCGACGATGCAGGCCCGCGACGACGAGCGCGTGTTCGTGGTCGGCGACGTCAACGGGAGAGAGCCGATCTTACACGTCGCCAAGGAACAGGGGTTCGCGGCCGGCCGAAACGTGCTCCGCCACGATCGGGGGCAGGATCTCGAGGCGTACGCGAACGTCCCCCACCACGTCATCTTCTCGGGGCTTGGCGTCTATCCGTTCGCTCGTATCGGGCACACCCCGGCGACGGCGAGCGCGAGCGATATGGATACCATCGTCGTCTCGAGCGAGGCGTCCTCCGAGGGCGTGTTCAAGTCGAAGAACCATCCGGAGGGGCGCGCGACGCTGGTCGTCAACGCCGACGACGGATCGGTGCTTGGCTATCAGGGGCTTCACCTCCACGCTGACGTGATGGCAAAGACGATGCAACTGGCCGTCGAGATGGCACTGGACGTTCGCGAGATTCCGGATCGGGCCTATCACCCGACGACGCCCGAAATCATCGATAGCCTCCTGCGGGCGGCCGAGGCCGAACTCGAGGAGCGATCCGAGTAG
- a CDS encoding S8 family serine peptidase encodes MSRAVSGEDRRRNWRSIVVVVVLAASLAVASGPAAAAGISVPADGGNESKLSGTQPQRVDTAAPATDSNRPAIDPALENTTGTQSVVVEFGEVANQSIEDETAARRAAADSLQRPLETYANRTEGVSFEHGFWIDNAAVVTVDADRVEPSDAVASIAELDRVSRVRPEAEISVLQAGDEQSTDSDAAALASSTAGDVPYNLEQTNVSAVWEEFRTTGEGATIAVLDSGVDDDHPDIDLERWKDFTTDPSPEPTVYADHGTLVSGVATGGAERGTPIGVAPDAALLHGAVVADCADGTCRTSESAVLEGLEWAVEHEADAVSISLGWYRYSESFIDAVETANDAGTVVVGASGNRGNGSSLTPGNVYDALSVGATNESRGVASFSSGETIETDDAWGTDAPDDWPETYRTPGVVAPGVGIESAIPGDGYRTASGTSIAAPHVAGVVALVQSATAADLEASEIVESLRETATKPDDACTRSDDCETESDTRYGHGIVDAYAAIDALGTHATVDGTVTDRETGDPIPDATVALTAADGAEYETTTDADGGYDVTGLSGAQKYTVSIDADGYEGATETSDVPTDETTTIDSALAGSGTAEIRLTDAHFGTGIDTETVELVGDRGTYAATHVENGTYVAEHVPTLGEYDLRMTADGYEPESASLWLEADAESVTESYALYGNATLEVTAETGGGDPVENASLSIARGSGASFEPTERTDANGTLAVTVPGTGEHYTIEAKADGAGSGSAESATLESGERDSVTVVLSTRTLPTGGFGPVSAVIAMASLLGWTTMRRYRNCR; translated from the coding sequence ATGTCACGGGCAGTGAGCGGTGAGGATCGACGCCGAAACTGGCGCTCGATCGTGGTCGTGGTGGTCCTCGCGGCGTCGCTCGCGGTCGCGAGCGGTCCCGCGGCCGCCGCGGGAATCAGCGTCCCTGCGGACGGTGGGAACGAGAGCAAACTGTCGGGAACTCAGCCCCAGCGTGTCGACACCGCTGCGCCCGCGACCGATTCGAACCGACCCGCGATCGATCCGGCCCTCGAGAACACGACCGGAACGCAATCCGTCGTCGTCGAGTTCGGCGAGGTGGCGAACCAGTCGATCGAGGACGAGACCGCCGCGCGACGGGCAGCGGCCGATTCTCTCCAGCGGCCGCTCGAGACGTACGCCAATCGGACCGAAGGAGTCAGTTTCGAACACGGGTTCTGGATCGACAACGCCGCGGTGGTGACCGTGGACGCGGACCGAGTGGAGCCGTCGGACGCTGTGGCCTCGATAGCCGAACTCGACCGGGTGAGCCGCGTTCGACCGGAAGCGGAAATATCCGTTCTGCAGGCCGGAGACGAGCAGTCGACGGACTCGGACGCGGCCGCACTCGCCTCGAGCACCGCCGGCGACGTGCCGTACAACCTCGAGCAGACCAACGTCTCGGCGGTCTGGGAGGAGTTCCGAACCACTGGCGAGGGCGCGACGATTGCAGTCCTCGATTCCGGCGTCGACGACGACCACCCCGACATCGACCTCGAGCGGTGGAAGGACTTCACGACCGATCCGTCCCCCGAGCCGACCGTCTACGCTGACCACGGGACGCTGGTCTCGGGCGTCGCGACCGGCGGCGCGGAGCGCGGAACGCCGATCGGCGTCGCGCCCGATGCGGCCCTCCTCCACGGCGCGGTCGTCGCGGACTGTGCCGACGGTACCTGCAGGACATCCGAATCGGCCGTCCTCGAGGGACTCGAGTGGGCGGTCGAGCACGAGGCCGACGCCGTCAGCATCAGCCTCGGCTGGTACCGCTACAGCGAGTCGTTCATCGACGCCGTCGAGACCGCGAACGACGCGGGAACGGTCGTCGTCGGCGCGAGCGGCAACCGAGGAAACGGCTCCTCGCTCACGCCGGGGAACGTCTACGACGCCCTGAGCGTGGGTGCGACGAACGAATCCCGGGGGGTCGCCTCGTTCTCGAGCGGCGAAACGATCGAGACCGACGACGCGTGGGGGACCGACGCGCCGGACGACTGGCCCGAGACCTACCGCACGCCGGGCGTCGTCGCGCCGGGCGTCGGTATCGAGAGCGCGATCCCCGGCGACGGCTACCGGACGGCAAGCGGAACCAGCATCGCGGCACCGCACGTCGCCGGCGTGGTCGCGCTCGTGCAGTCTGCGACGGCGGCGGATCTCGAGGCCAGCGAGATCGTCGAGTCGCTTCGAGAGACGGCTACAAAACCGGACGACGCGTGCACGCGCTCGGACGACTGCGAGACGGAATCCGACACGCGCTACGGGCACGGCATCGTCGACGCCTACGCGGCGATCGACGCGCTCGGAACTCACGCCACCGTCGACGGGACGGTCACCGACCGCGAAACGGGCGATCCGATCCCCGACGCGACGGTGGCGCTGACCGCAGCCGACGGCGCCGAGTACGAGACGACGACGGACGCGGACGGCGGGTACGACGTGACGGGGCTCTCCGGCGCGCAGAAGTACACCGTCTCCATCGACGCGGACGGCTACGAGGGCGCCACCGAGACGAGCGACGTTCCGACCGACGAGACGACGACGATCGATTCCGCGCTCGCTGGTTCCGGGACGGCCGAGATACGCCTCACCGACGCCCACTTCGGGACCGGAATCGACACCGAGACGGTCGAACTCGTCGGCGACCGCGGAACGTACGCCGCAACCCACGTCGAAAACGGAACCTACGTCGCCGAGCACGTCCCGACGCTGGGCGAGTACGACCTTCGGATGACCGCCGACGGCTACGAACCCGAGAGCGCCTCGCTCTGGCTCGAGGCGGACGCCGAATCGGTCACCGAATCGTACGCGCTCTATGGGAACGCGACCCTCGAGGTCACCGCCGAAACGGGCGGCGGCGACCCCGTCGAGAACGCGTCGCTGTCGATCGCGCGCGGCTCGGGGGCGTCGTTCGAACCGACGGAGCGGACCGACGCGAACGGAACGCTCGCGGTGACGGTGCCCGGAACGGGCGAGCACTACACGATCGAAGCAAAAGCCGACGGGGCGGGATCGGGGTCCGCAGAGAGTGCGACTCTCGAGAGCGGTGAGCGAGATTCCGTGACGGTCGTCCTCTCGACCCGAACGCTTCCGACCGGCGGATTCGGACCCGTATCGGCCGTGATCGCGATGGCATCGCTCCTCGGATGGACGACGATGAGGCGGTATCGAAACTGTCGGTAA